The Mycolicibacterium doricum genome includes a region encoding these proteins:
- the ribB gene encoding 3,4-dihydroxy-2-butanone-4-phosphate synthase, with the protein MPIADTAASASIAAAVDALRVGNMVIVVDAENPDDDGDLTIAAAHVTPQRLAFMMRHTGGILCVPMPAADLDRLHLPPMVAMSQDPRGVGYAVSVNARTGITTGISATDRATTISLLINPDTHPSDLRRPGHVFPLRAVDGGVLRRAGHTEAAVDLVRMAGLPPVAVIGEVVDDDGCVARGHRLHAFAATHRLPVVTMAELIAYRRRTERLVEFKASSRLPTRHGEFRAHGFRSVFDDREHIALVMGEMPGLHTSPTLVRVQLECLLGNAFKSGLCDCGAKLDHSLEMIADEGTGVVVYLRGQGGRCSGLLPTSAPNPEQDRPDDRRDYGVGAQILADLGVRRMRLLTNNPVKRIGLEAYGLEVTATECLPRSSDTG; encoded by the coding sequence GTGCCCATTGCCGACACTGCAGCATCGGCTTCGATCGCCGCTGCAGTCGATGCCCTGCGCGTCGGCAACATGGTGATCGTGGTCGACGCGGAGAATCCCGACGACGACGGCGATCTCACGATCGCCGCCGCGCATGTCACGCCGCAGCGGTTGGCGTTCATGATGCGTCACACAGGTGGCATCCTCTGTGTACCGATGCCTGCGGCCGACTTGGACCGGCTGCACCTGCCGCCCATGGTCGCAATGAGCCAGGACCCGCGAGGCGTGGGATACGCGGTATCAGTGAACGCCAGGACGGGGATCACCACCGGCATCTCCGCGACCGATCGGGCCACGACGATCTCCCTGCTGATCAACCCCGATACCCACCCCAGCGACCTCCGCAGGCCCGGCCACGTGTTCCCATTGCGGGCAGTCGACGGCGGGGTGCTGCGTCGGGCCGGGCACACCGAGGCGGCCGTCGATTTGGTGCGAATGGCCGGGCTGCCGCCCGTCGCGGTGATCGGCGAAGTGGTCGACGATGACGGTTGTGTCGCCCGCGGGCACCGCCTACATGCGTTCGCCGCCACGCACAGGTTACCCGTCGTGACGATGGCCGAGCTGATTGCTTACCGCCGCCGCACCGAGCGCCTGGTGGAGTTCAAGGCCTCCAGTCGACTGCCCACCCGACACGGTGAGTTCCGCGCGCATGGCTTCCGATCCGTGTTCGACGACCGTGAACACATCGCGCTGGTGATGGGGGAGATGCCTGGATTGCACACGTCGCCGACGCTTGTCCGGGTGCAGTTGGAGTGCCTGCTGGGCAATGCGTTCAAGTCGGGACTGTGTGATTGCGGCGCCAAGCTGGATCATTCTCTGGAGATGATCGCTGACGAGGGCACCGGCGTCGTCGTGTATCTGCGCGGGCAGGGTGGTCGGTGCAGCGGGCTGCTGCCCACGTCGGCGCCGAACCCAGAGCAGGACAGGCCCGACGACAGGCGGGACTATGGCGTCGGCGCACAGATTCTCGCCGACCTCGGTGTGCGGCGCATGCGGCTGTTGACGAACAATCCGGTGAAGCGGATCGGACTGGAAGCATATGGTCTCGAAGTCACCGCGACTGAATGCCTACCGCGCAGCTCTGACACCGGCTGA
- a CDS encoding MFS transporter yields the protein MSLTAPLEVVFVREFWHTGLFIGIFMLSASIGVIVVDVFGTRLIPGLDARAALAVGLVLFGVACIGIGLATGGALLMASRVMQGIGGGLVFGAGLQAAVRVRPSADDVAQSVGRFNAAFLFGGAIGSPGGLFVAGLIDGRLGYQTAFVGTGVFALVVATALTAALPRLAAPPRISPPRIGLPRLDKTPGSRATLVLAMSGDFLRGGVLFTALPLAGAALGYSTMTISVAIALMSGVEIVALLIAYRYIRSDGMVATLIASFALGMVCAALLALVPSQSIYLLASALFGVSLAGATATLPVLIVAQVGESSTGLARFRISAGIGLLAGSVGCAVVGAEVGIAALFGLIAVVLLASAQLARVVGAPMAPM from the coding sequence ATGAGCTTAACCGCGCCTTTGGAAGTGGTGTTCGTCCGGGAGTTCTGGCACACCGGGCTGTTCATCGGCATCTTCATGCTCAGCGCGTCGATCGGCGTGATCGTCGTCGATGTGTTCGGCACCAGGCTCATCCCCGGACTCGACGCCAGGGCCGCGCTCGCCGTGGGGCTCGTGTTGTTCGGGGTCGCGTGCATCGGGATCGGTTTGGCGACCGGGGGCGCCTTGCTGATGGCCTCGCGGGTGATGCAGGGCATCGGCGGCGGGCTGGTTTTCGGCGCCGGGTTACAGGCCGCGGTTCGGGTCCGACCGAGCGCCGACGATGTCGCCCAGTCGGTGGGTCGGTTCAACGCCGCGTTTCTGTTCGGGGGAGCCATCGGCTCGCCAGGCGGATTGTTCGTGGCGGGGTTGATCGACGGTCGGCTCGGCTACCAGACCGCGTTCGTTGGCACGGGCGTATTCGCATTGGTCGTGGCGACCGCCCTAACTGCCGCACTGCCGAGGTTGGCAGCACCGCCGAGGATATCCCCGCCTCGAATCGGTTTGCCGCGTCTCGACAAGACTCCCGGTAGCCGCGCAACGCTCGTGTTGGCGATGAGCGGCGACTTCTTGCGCGGCGGCGTGCTCTTCACCGCGCTTCCGCTGGCTGGCGCCGCCCTGGGGTACTCCACTATGACGATCTCCGTTGCCATAGCGCTGATGTCGGGCGTAGAGATCGTCGCCCTGCTGATCGCCTACCGGTACATCCGCAGCGACGGAATGGTCGCCACTCTGATCGCCTCATTCGCGCTGGGTATGGTGTGCGCGGCGCTGCTTGCTCTTGTGCCGAGCCAGTCGATCTATCTGCTGGCGTCCGCACTGTTCGGTGTCAGCCTGGCGGGAGCCACTGCGACGCTCCCGGTGTTGATAGTGGCCCAGGTGGGCGAATCCTCCACCGGCCTGGCGAGATTCCGGATCTCGGCCGGTATCGGGCTGCTGGCGGGGTCGGTTGGCTGCGCGGTAGTCGGCGCCGAGGTCGGCATTGCCGCACTATTCGGCCTGATCGCCGTCGTACTGTTAGCCAGCGCACAGCTTGCGAGGGTCGTCGGGGCGCCAATGGCCCCAATGTAA
- a CDS encoding GntR family transcriptional regulator, whose protein sequence is MIFQRQRQSPDRLNNSARRTYDLLRSTLVTTGRNICLGERELTDAMSASRNTVRAVLQQLAKEGMVTREPKNGTRATGSLLLRIDELSPFDEYITEPSTRIEVRVLECQPLGCPPMVRDRLRLPAGWTVVMIESLVVQDEQPLGLTVNYIALGEDEAPDFHVDEPDVLLILERQLGISIGTSSTTVGAVGADEQSAELLGVEVGAPMVWLEDVIEDDEGQPRALSQLRLRGDRVSFSATAYRGTA, encoded by the coding sequence GTGATCTTTCAACGGCAGCGGCAGAGTCCGGACCGATTGAACAACTCGGCGCGCCGGACCTACGATCTACTCCGCTCGACCCTCGTCACCACTGGCCGGAATATCTGCCTAGGTGAACGGGAGCTCACCGACGCCATGTCGGCTAGCCGCAACACCGTTCGGGCCGTTCTGCAGCAGCTCGCAAAGGAAGGAATGGTCACTCGAGAACCAAAGAACGGTACGCGCGCCACCGGTTCGCTGCTGCTGCGCATCGACGAACTCAGTCCCTTCGACGAGTACATCACCGAACCGTCCACCAGGATCGAGGTTCGAGTACTGGAATGCCAACCGCTTGGCTGTCCGCCGATGGTCCGGGATCGCCTGCGCCTGCCCGCTGGCTGGACCGTGGTGATGATCGAGAGCCTGGTTGTGCAGGACGAGCAACCACTCGGGCTGACGGTCAACTACATCGCCCTCGGCGAAGACGAGGCACCCGACTTTCACGTAGACGAACCGGACGTCCTGCTCATCCTCGAGCGCCAACTCGGGATAAGCATCGGCACCAGCAGCACCACGGTGGGTGCCGTCGGTGCTGACGAGCAGAGCGCTGAACTCCTTGGTGTGGAGGTGGGCGCTCCAATGGTCTGGCTCGAGGACGTCATCGAAGACGACGAAGGGCAGCCGCGGGCGCTATCGCAACTCCGGCTGCGCGGCGACCGGGTTTCCTTCTCGGCCACGGCGTATCGTGGCACCGCTTGA
- a CDS encoding MFS transporter: MPDSQGGSLPWLLVSSWMWHLTRWDGLFLGTYLVTHLGAPPIANQFVGVGLFAPMLLGAYFSSRSFLRRDTALQRLVLYTELVLLPVSALMAVLVGSGVVHTWMIYPFMLAYGFGGMVNMTTQRELLFLMSGPLRSTRVLNTEVAATASAMMLGPLIGGITIQAFGLGVAFTVPAVLLAFSAPLLWLSTRRVPARSLPIRPEIVVGGGRSTDWGLLRRSRVLAVILLVTVICNLFYFAFMPLVPVIAQHLGADALMAGVIGSTAGVVQLLVAGALTVRPARRPFSGYVAGVALCLCCLAILAYTPVVVVALLALSVAGIGQALFGSAQATLPVQAVGPHERAAALGLVTTTIGLALPAGMAILGVLSSLFGPQLAMLVSALVGLAALAATVIMNCGLIRGREASTTSSGATIRRGREGNPVAAQPELR; encoded by the coding sequence GTGCCTGATTCCCAAGGTGGTTCGTTGCCGTGGCTGTTGGTCAGCTCGTGGATGTGGCATCTGACCCGATGGGACGGGTTGTTCCTCGGGACGTACCTGGTGACTCATTTGGGTGCCCCGCCGATCGCCAACCAGTTCGTCGGCGTCGGCTTGTTCGCCCCCATGCTACTAGGCGCTTACTTCTCCTCCCGGTCCTTCTTGCGCCGTGATACCGCGCTCCAGAGACTGGTGTTGTACACCGAACTCGTACTGCTGCCCGTTTCGGCGCTGATGGCGGTGCTCGTCGGCAGCGGCGTCGTTCACACCTGGATGATCTACCCGTTCATGCTCGCGTACGGCTTCGGCGGGATGGTCAACATGACCACGCAGCGCGAACTGCTGTTCCTGATGAGTGGGCCGCTGCGCTCGACCCGGGTACTCAACACTGAAGTCGCCGCCACGGCGAGCGCCATGATGCTGGGCCCCCTGATCGGCGGGATTACCATCCAAGCCTTCGGTCTCGGTGTGGCGTTCACCGTTCCAGCGGTGCTTCTCGCCTTCTCGGCACCACTGCTCTGGCTCTCGACGCGGCGGGTGCCGGCGCGGTCGCTCCCCATCAGACCGGAGATCGTGGTGGGCGGCGGGCGCAGTACCGACTGGGGCCTGCTAAGACGCTCGAGAGTGCTGGCAGTGATCCTTCTGGTCACCGTCATCTGCAATCTCTTCTACTTTGCGTTCATGCCGCTGGTACCCGTAATCGCCCAGCACCTCGGCGCCGACGCGTTGATGGCAGGGGTGATCGGCTCGACTGCAGGCGTCGTGCAACTCTTGGTTGCCGGGGCGCTGACGGTCCGACCGGCGCGTCGTCCGTTCAGCGGGTATGTGGCCGGGGTGGCATTGTGCCTGTGCTGCCTAGCCATACTCGCCTACACCCCGGTGGTGGTCGTTGCTCTGCTTGCCCTGAGTGTGGCTGGGATCGGCCAGGCGTTGTTCGGCTCCGCACAGGCGACCCTGCCGGTCCAGGCGGTGGGGCCGCATGAACGCGCCGCTGCTCTCGGACTCGTCACCACCACGATCGGTCTGGCGCTGCCGGCGGGCATGGCCATCCTCGGGGTGTTGTCGAGCTTGTTCGGTCCGCAGCTGGCGATGCTGGTGTCGGCCTTGGTCGGCTTGGCTGCACTTGCGGCGACGGTAATCATGAACTGCGGCCTAATAAGGGGGCGCGAAGCCTCCACCACGTCAAGCGGTGCCACGATACGCCGTGGCCGAGAAGGAAACCCGGTCGCCGCGCAGCCGGAGTTGCGATAG
- a CDS encoding ABC transporter permease — MLTVLPRRLLGAIPVLLVLVIAVFTLQQVAPVDPVAALVGAKASPEVYAAARHELGYDQPLPMQFVHYLVNALQGDLGQSSLTRTPVLSDIATFLPVTLELLLVAMIFTVLIGFFLGLATAQGWRGSGVLRVVMISGASVPVFLACLLGMLVFYRYLNILPVTGTTSYYDAPTGPTHFLLLDSVLAGRPEVFFDDLYHLILPAFCLALTPAVAVGRVLRSSLETTMHGDHIRTVRAKGMGEKRILFMHTARNSLGPVLALMGLQIAVMIGNCILVELIFARPGIGLYIARAIDKADFNAIAGVTLVAGVLYVMTNTVVDALQSIADPRVAL; from the coding sequence ATGCTGACCGTCTTGCCTCGGCGCCTACTTGGCGCGATCCCCGTGCTGCTCGTTCTCGTCATCGCGGTGTTCACCCTGCAACAGGTGGCACCGGTCGATCCGGTGGCTGCGTTGGTCGGCGCGAAGGCTTCGCCCGAGGTGTATGCCGCCGCGCGGCACGAGCTCGGGTACGACCAACCGCTGCCGATGCAATTCGTGCACTACCTGGTGAATGCGTTGCAAGGAGATCTCGGCCAGTCGAGTCTGACCCGCACCCCGGTGCTCTCCGACATCGCGACGTTCCTGCCGGTCACGCTGGAATTGCTCCTCGTCGCGATGATCTTCACCGTGCTCATCGGTTTCTTCTTAGGGCTGGCGACTGCACAGGGCTGGCGGGGTTCGGGAGTGCTCCGCGTGGTGATGATCTCCGGTGCGTCGGTGCCAGTGTTCCTGGCCTGCTTGCTCGGCATGCTGGTGTTCTATCGCTACCTCAATATCCTGCCGGTCACCGGCACCACCTCCTATTACGATGCCCCCACCGGCCCGACGCATTTCCTGCTGCTCGACAGCGTGCTGGCCGGGCGGCCGGAGGTCTTCTTCGACGACTTGTATCACCTCATCCTTCCGGCCTTCTGCCTGGCGCTGACACCTGCGGTGGCTGTGGGACGGGTCCTGCGCAGCAGCCTCGAGACGACCATGCACGGCGACCATATCCGCACGGTCCGTGCAAAGGGCATGGGCGAGAAACGAATTCTGTTCATGCATACTGCCCGCAATTCTCTCGGGCCGGTACTGGCACTGATGGGTTTGCAGATCGCGGTCATGATCGGCAACTGCATTCTGGTTGAGTTGATCTTCGCCCGTCCGGGCATCGGGCTATACATCGCCAGGGCCATCGATAAGGCGGACTTTAACGCTATAGCGGGAGTGACGCTGGTGGCCGGCGTGTTGTATGTGATGACCAACACCGTGGTGGACGCCCTGCAGTCGATCGCTGATCCCAGGGTCGCACTCTGA